gtaaaatgactttCACCCCAGCAAATTACACCTATAGAGCCGTGATAcatcagcaccgtgcatgaatttgaaaaaaatggtagttcgtgcatgcaaatgagaaaatttaaactgcgtgattaaaatgagaaaatatgtaaagttggtgaatttttatgacattaacccttataaaaattaaaaagtttgcaTTAAATTACAATAAGTCGTACAGGTTTAACTTGTTTCACTATTAAGCCAATTTTATTTGAACGAATATAAGGCTATTCGcctgttttttcaatttttttagatcaaataataatgttattttaatatttatttttgatttttataagatcaagtgatttttttatttatttgtgacattttttcaaaacaatttttttaagattataaaaattataagtttttttcTACCCAATGACTACCTTTTTTTTATGAACATGAAGTCTATAAAAAAAACCACGAAAATTTTGCGTCTAGTTATCGACGGGtaagtttcataattttttggaacttttttaattttttagcatTTGGAATATGTGGAAAGCGAGAAACATACGGATTTTTCAGAACGAGTCAGCGAATATCAATTCCTTGATTTTCTTGAGTATTCATAAAGTTGTGGAGTTCTACAAAGTTCAGTATTCACTCATAGAAAGAGATCGGTAGTTGGAGTTGATGACAAGGAATAACCATCGGAACAAACTCCATAGTGGAAAATCCCATGATTTGAGCTTATCAGTATGGGTTCTCATAGGCTTCCCTTGGTTGGCACGGTTTCAAGTACGCTGCGGTCATATTCGCTCGGTGTAGGTATCACCTTGATGCCTGTAGAGAATCTTGTTGGGTTTTGGTAACTGGCCAAGCGCCAGTGAAAGTTGTtaaagctaaatatttaaagCTTAAAGTTTGAACTCACACCCTTAGTCAAGCGAGACACTTAGGTTCAGGGGGAGTTAGCAAAGTTAGACAAGATTGGAATGGGCATAGGAACAAGTATTgatgtaaaaaggtgaaacatcttatttgtttcgtaaacactGATTTGTGGTTGTGCTAATACATCGATCATTTACCTAGAAAAAACACAAGAAGTGGCTAAAAATCCCCAAAGCAGAAGAGTTTACGCCACCTGAAGTTACTAAAAATGATAGATACAAAGTCACCATAAAATACAATCCTAATATCTTAAGACATTAGTGCAAGTGTAGAGAAAAGGACtctaacaaaaatatatataaaaacctttaagaaaacatttgaaaacaaaatttttGTGATTTGCTTGTTTGTTCTTCAAGACTGTTATTATGGCAATTCCCATAATTCCCATAGTAAAATATCACCTAACCAAACCCATAACCTTTTATCACGACTTGACGTAAGCAAAAAATCTCCATTGAATGTAATGTCTACATTGTTGAATATCCGATGATAAGATAATTTTGTACCATATTTTTTAGGCAAAACTCATTCTTAGATTCctacattttatcatttttgtcCAGGTTTTccctatttaataaatatatctttCTAGtccttttattttgaatatttccCATTTTCATGCTCTTTTCAGTGACtagaagaaaaaatataatcagAAGGacggaaaaaatacaaaaaacgGCATCAAATTGCGAAAATGACAAATAGAGGGACCGAAAAGATAAATGTCTTAAATAACAGCTTTCTGAATAAAGTGTTAAACTAAAAGGGTATCAGGATGAATTGAGTCTATTCTTATTTGAATATGACTTGAGAGGTTgaaatgttaaaatataaatttaaacctttttagtactatttaaataaataaaaaatgtgtttttttgATAGTTTCTCTTGATGCAGGATAAGCCTCTTTGGCTATCACCCgccgttttaaaaaaaaataagaggaGACAAAAAAAACCATGAATCTGAAGAACGAGCAGGTCACTACAAAAAAAcagggctttagcgacggaaatatctGTCGCTAAAGCCcttatttccgtcgctaatcaccttttgcgacggatttgcgaaAGATTATTTTTGGTTGCAAACTGATTTAGCGACCAAAATCATGTCTGTAATCCGTCACAAAACTTAAACACTCCGTCGCAAATATGTCTCCAAACGATATGATATGGAGACGATTTTACGACGGAATGCTTAGTGTTGCGACGGTGTGATCCGTCGCAAAATGCCTCAGCTAGGAGACAAATGCTGAGGCTTTTGCGACGGATAATGTCCGTCGCAGATTAGCGACGGACTTTATCCGTCGCAAAAGCCTCAGCATTTGTCTCCTAGCTGAGGCATTTTGCGACGGATCCGTCCGTCGCAACACTAAACATTCCGTCGCAAATGTACTCAATTTCGGCAGATTTCTGCCGTTTACCGCTATTTTTTTGCCGTTTTTTCCTGTCGTTTCAAACCTGTTAAATACAATAAtaacaattcatttataaatcgCATTCAATTGaaactgataaaaaaaatatgtatatataaaaatatcagaGTATACATATAAACGTCAAAAAAATGTATTATGTTTGTAATAAGATAAGCTAACATGACACTACAAAGCTGTAGTGTCGTCATTGTCTGGTGGGGTAGGTGGGGGCTGTGGCCGAAACTCTGCAGGAAGGTTAGGCATCATCCTGGCAATCTCCTCACGGATCAGCTGAGCCATAGTCGCCGCCTACTGCTCCTGAGCCAGTCGCAGACCCTCCTGAATGTCGGCCTGCACACGTTGCAGGCCTCCTCGTCCGCCTGCTGCGACGACCTAGATGAGCTTAAATTACAGAGCTAAACCTTTCACTTAAATTACAGAGCTAAACCTTTTAAGTGTTAACGTTATACACAAAGTTACATCCAAAGAATCATCATGGCTAGACATCTTGCATCTGTTTTTGCCAAGCAAATTCTTCGCAAATCTACAAATAAAGCTTCCTCAACATCTTCTAACGTGCCAAAAGGTTTCCTAGGAGTATACGTTGGAGAGACGGAGAAAAGGAGATTTGTAGTTCCAGTGTCCTATCTTAACGAGCCTGCATTTCAAGATTTGCTGAGCAAAGCAGAAGAGCAGTTTGGATTTGATCATCCCGTAGGCGGTTTGAAAATTTCTTGCAGAGAAGAGACTTTCATTAATATCACTTCTAGCTTGAGTAGATAGTAAAAACTGAGATACTGAATTAATGTAGTGACATAGAAAAACAATTTTGTTATGGCAGGACAGCCCCAatcaatgtaaataataaacattGTACGTATaacatttttcttcttttcaaaTGAAGAGTTTTATTGCATTTTGTGAATTGAAGCCCTGCAATTTATTACGGAAACCGTTGAAAATGGTTCTTAAATAAAGAGAGTATGGCAGAAAAGAAAACTTTGTAGTAGAAAAAAAACAGAGTTACTTGCAGGCCTCTGCTCTGCAGGGTGTTCTGCCTTGCCAAACAAGTAACAGATAGAAGGAAATTTTTATGCCTAGAGAAAACATAAAAGATAGTTATTTCCAGATTCCGTAGCGAAACTTGATTGAACTAAACCTCAATCATTCTTAAAATTTCTGCTCTAACTAAGAATTGCATTAGGAACCGAAAAACAAAGAATTTAAAGAAACTACCCATTTTCGTCTCAAATAAAATggcataatgtttaaaaacaaaaatagctTAATGTTTACAATAAAAAGTTGTCAAATCTTATATTAAAGCATTTTTCTGTTGCTGATTTAAATTGCACAAGAAAAGTACTATTGAGGAAAAGTATATCTGTGCAGAAGTTTGGCCTATCACATATATGGCCACAGATGTTAGGACCGGTTAATTTGATCTTCATCTACTTATGGATTCTACAGATTCATCTTCTCAATTTTTGCAAGCCGTCGTCAACGCAACCACCACAGCTCCAGCCTCGGCAGCTGCTGTTATTAGCTAATGCCGTCATAGGAAATTTCATCCTATTTCTAAATATGACTATTATTTGCAGAAACTGCCTTGATACATTTTTTAAGAGTTCGTGAGAGTTTCGGAAACGGAAAAGTAACTAAAAAAACGCACATAGTTGGGAATGAAGTGATGGAAAGGTATCTCTAATATCTAGGAGGTAGGAAATGAGGACAAGTCTACGAAGTCGCCAAGATCAGCAAATTCTGGTTCTGGTGCTGGTTCTTCAGCTTCACAGGGAAATAGAGTTCTGTCCGTTGTCAGGTTTATATTGTCATAATAAGTTTTCCACTTCAAGCCAAAACTCCGAAGTAATTCTTCTTCCTTCTCCGCTCGTTTCTTTTCAGGTGTTTCTGTTGAAGATGATGGCTCTTCACCTTCAGGACTTGTATTCTGAGGAGCAATAATCTCAGTCGGGTTCCATATTTTTTCCCGGAACTCAGTCAGCATTTGCACACAATCATCTAGTTTGTCTTGATCCTGATAGAACGCGGTTTCAGGATCCTGATAGATATGAATTTGAAAGAAGTTTATTAGTTTACCATTTTGATATCTGTCCCTGCGAACTTTTCCTTGTATTCTGAATGAGCCTGAGGAGAGCAGGTGACTAAAATAGCCGATGCTGCTAACACCGAACACTTGAACTGAGTAAGCTTTACATCTGTCATATGAATTAAGATCATTTCAGGAAATTTTAATCAACCGTAACAGAATATTAAAAGTCATTCACTGCTGATCTCACCAGCTTGTGATTGAACTATGAGCTGAATGATAATTGGTGTCAAACTCATCTCTGGTTCTGCTACTAAACTCAGTAAATACTGAACGAAGCAAAGCGCATTCACACGAAATGCTCGACAGTTGATTATTTTCAGAACCAATTTCTCAACTTTGTTCAAATCTTTCAGTTTGATTCGCAGATCTGGGCAGTGTTTCTGTTGATGCAACCATATGATATAAGTATGAAGTGTCACCGCGAACTATTAGACGAATAAAGTTTGGTATATCTACCGATAAAATAGCGTTTTTGAAACCTTGAGT
This window of the Mercurialis annua linkage group LG5, ddMerAnnu1.2, whole genome shotgun sequence genome carries:
- the LOC126683384 gene encoding auxin-responsive protein SAUR20-like, yielding MARHLASVFAKQILRKSTNKASSTSSNVPKGFLGVYVGETEKRRFVVPVSYLNEPAFQDLLSKAEEQFGFDHPVGGLKISCREETFINITSSLSR
- the LOC126682872 gene encoding uncharacterized protein LOC126682872, with the translated sequence MAVGVETKAEEEAKTDEPVFIGEMMNAVELVSLRTGTNPILSLRTRFIPVLRIERDYITVINKSRLTHFTSLKYFLFNSWFSFLVQENQDDTEVQEFFHKERQCLSVEAFNDPNIHLLRTNFALFLAEFCASEAYCSKIGRFANKSQFDALIPYMAMNYLDEFISKHELPTLGEANEAYRSRVLAVACLCIAWKLMTQGFKNAILSKHCPDLRIKLKDLNKVEKLVLKIINCRAFRVNALCFVQYLLSLVAEPEMSLTPIIIQLIVQSQADVKLTQFKCSVLAASAILVTCSPQAHSEYKEKFAGTDIKMDQDKLDDCVQMLTEFREKIWNPTEIIAPQNTSPEGEEPSSSTETPEKKRAEKEEELLRSFGLKWKTYYDNINLTTDRTLFPCEAEEPAPEPEFADLGDFVDLSSFPTS